A portion of the Luxibacter massiliensis genome contains these proteins:
- a CDS encoding lantibiotic immunity ABC transporter MutG family permease subunit, translated as MGMIALVRADFLKQRHTSYWGIHTVIPIAGAILFVFYFLLYQNVDELKKLRLLLELTAMVFPLLISVIVGLNITQEERTSHFQSLLAVPDRRKILLAKFAALYLSGIFSLALLFVLFAIGAGMNRTGTIPWGMLIQSVLGLAMGSFVIYALHLLLSLKFGLGISLFWGVFECLQCILYSNIELHGLWRYIPFSWSVNWVHDVLNDRLIANAAQWLLIAILSVGILLAILYWFSRWEGRKNNE; from the coding sequence ATGGGAATGATTGCTCTGGTTCGTGCCGATTTTCTGAAACAGAGGCACACATCCTATTGGGGTATTCATACAGTGATCCCTATAGCTGGGGCCATCCTGTTTGTATTTTACTTCCTGCTTTATCAGAATGTCGATGAATTGAAAAAATTACGTTTGCTTCTGGAACTGACGGCAATGGTATTTCCACTTTTGATAAGCGTTATTGTCGGTCTGAATATCACGCAGGAAGAAAGGACCTCGCATTTTCAAAGTCTGCTGGCGGTGCCAGATCGCCGGAAAATACTGCTGGCAAAGTTTGCTGCCCTGTATCTGTCAGGCATCTTTTCCTTGGCGCTGCTTTTTGTACTATTTGCGATTGGGGCAGGAATGAACCGAACAGGGACTATCCCGTGGGGGATGTTGATACAATCCGTGCTGGGGCTGGCAATGGGCAGCTTCGTAATATATGCGCTACACCTGCTCCTTAGTCTGAAATTTGGATTGGGCATTTCCCTGTTTTGGGGCGTGTTTGAATGTCTGCAATGTATCTTATACAGCAACATTGAATTGCATGGCCTGTGGCGGTACATTCCTTTTTCGTGGTCTGTAAATTGGGTGCATGACGTTTTGAACGACAGGCTGATTGCCAATGCTGCACAGTGGCTTTTGATTGCCATATTATCTGTTGGCATTTTGCTTGCAATTCTCTATTGGTTTTCTCGTTGGGAGGGACGAAAGAATAATGAATAA
- a CDS encoding lantibiotic immunity ABC transporter MutE/EpiE family permease subunit, translating to MNYLKAEHLKFKRTISNKLLFIAPFLTALFAWIIGGFYGFQYMTFYWWYAFLLPGTIAILCSLAHQKEERAGKYYSVLSAPINLKRFEYAKALLMIEKLLVAAVFLAVFVAVSNLISPALAVYSAGRNFAGSIALIIASIWQIPLCLLLARKTGLFLPIAANSLLGILMPILLGNTALAWVCPYCWAAKTAELLMGIESNGTFAGVDPFSWSVLLPLVFSVILYVLLTLWDAANFSKKEGM from the coding sequence ATGAATTACTTGAAAGCAGAACACCTGAAATTCAAACGGACAATTTCAAATAAGCTACTGTTTATTGCACCATTTTTGACGGCCCTCTTTGCATGGATCATCGGCGGTTTTTATGGCTTCCAGTATATGACCTTTTACTGGTGGTATGCGTTTCTTCTTCCCGGAACTATTGCTATCCTGTGTTCACTTGCCCATCAGAAAGAAGAACGGGCCGGAAAGTATTATTCTGTATTATCTGCGCCTATCAACCTGAAACGGTTTGAATATGCAAAAGCATTGCTCATGATCGAGAAACTACTTGTGGCTGCGGTATTCTTGGCCGTTTTTGTCGCAGTAAGCAATTTGATCTCCCCGGCTCTGGCTGTGTATTCTGCGGGACGAAACTTTGCCGGAAGTATTGCCTTGATAATTGCCTCAATCTGGCAAATCCCTCTTTGCCTGCTTTTGGCCCGGAAAACTGGCTTGTTTCTCCCGATTGCAGCCAACTCTCTGCTGGGTATTCTCATGCCTATCCTGCTTGGAAATACAGCTCTTGCATGGGTATGTCCCTATTGCTGGGCTGCGAAAACAGCGGAGTTGCTTATGGGAATAGAAAGCAACGGAACCTTTGCAGGTGTCGATCCTTTTTCATGGAGCGTTTTGCTGCCGCTGGTATTCTCCGTGATACTGTATGTCCTGCTCACTCTTTGGGATGCGGCCAATTTTTCAAAGAAAGAAGGGATGTAA
- a CDS encoding lantibiotic protection ABC transporter ATP-binding protein, with amino-acid sequence MDLILKTTDLCKNFKGQMAVNNVSLNIQRNSVYGLLGPNGAGKSTTLKMITGILRPTSGSIEFDGHPWQRGDLTQIGALIETPPLYENLTAYENLKVRTTMLGLPDNRIDEVLHIVRLTDTGKKRAGQFSLGMKQRLGIAIALLNNPQLLILDEPTNGLDPVGIEELRELIRSFPEKGITVILSSHILSEVQQIADHVGIIAGGVLGYENELRNGENLEQLFMDVVKRHRMEV; translated from the coding sequence ATGGATTTGATCTTGAAAACAACTGACCTCTGCAAAAACTTCAAAGGGCAGATGGCTGTAAATAATGTATCGCTGAACATTCAGAGAAATTCCGTGTATGGCCTTCTGGGGCCAAATGGGGCGGGCAAGTCTACCACGCTAAAAATGATTACAGGTATTTTGCGGCCCACTTCCGGCAGTATCGAGTTTGACGGTCATCCGTGGCAGCGTGGCGATTTGACACAGATCGGTGCATTGATTGAAACGCCGCCCTTATATGAAAACCTGACCGCATACGAAAATCTGAAAGTGCGGACAACGATGCTGGGGCTGCCGGATAATCGGATTGATGAAGTCCTGCACATTGTCCGTCTGACCGATACAGGGAAGAAGCGGGCCGGACAATTTTCCCTCGGTATGAAGCAGCGGCTTGGCATTGCCATCGCCTTGCTGAATAACCCGCAACTTTTAATTCTTGACGAGCCGACCAATGGTCTTGACCCGGTAGGTATCGAAGAATTACGGGAGTTGATCCGTTCTTTCCCGGAAAAAGGGATTACAGTGATTTTGTCCAGCCACATTTTATCGGAAGTCCAGCAGATTGCCGACCATGTGGGTATTATTGCCGGTGGTGTGTTGGGATATGAGAATGAGCTTCGCAACGGCGAAAATCTGGAACAGCTATTTATGGATGTGGTAAAACGCCACCGAATGGAGGTGTAA
- a CDS encoding winged helix-turn-helix domain-containing protein yields MVIEFPEERLPEICSFKRKLQALEGVKIYMEPQQIRYPGFFLDMLQRKVMVEEKEVLLTAREFDVLAVMARHPGRVYTYAQICRMIYGETDIGEEMYSSAYCLISSLRKKLEKDTRHPRYLHTVYGVGYRFEDVLEK; encoded by the coding sequence ATGGTGATTGAATTTCCAGAGGAACGGCTGCCGGAGATCTGCAGCTTCAAGAGAAAGCTCCAGGCTCTGGAAGGTGTGAAAATCTACATGGAGCCGCAACAGATCCGATATCCGGGATTTTTCCTGGATATGCTCCAGCGTAAGGTTATGGTGGAGGAAAAAGAGGTGCTGTTGACTGCCAGAGAATTTGATGTCCTCGCAGTCATGGCCCGGCATCCGGGACGTGTGTATACCTATGCGCAGATCTGTCGTATGATCTATGGAGAAACGGATATAGGGGAAGAAATGTACAGCAGTGCCTACTGTCTGATTAGTAGCCTGCGGAAGAAGCTGGAGAAAGATACACGGCATCCCCGGTATCTCCATACCGTATATGGTGTCGGGTATCGGTTTGAGGACGTATTAGAAAAGTAA
- a CDS encoding metal-dependent transcriptional regulator, with the protein MKLHESGEDYLEAIFVLQQKKGMVRSVDVSQHLGVKKPSVCNAVSILEQGGFLVKDKDHFLHLTEKGRKTAETIYERHCYFKSWLIEAGVEDDTAEQEACRIEHDISEQSFQKLKRWKELEHSEETNGD; encoded by the coding sequence ATGAAACTTCATGAATCCGGAGAAGATTATCTGGAAGCGATCTTTGTTCTACAGCAGAAAAAAGGAATGGTTCGATCTGTTGATGTGTCTCAGCATCTGGGTGTGAAAAAGCCCAGTGTGTGTAATGCTGTGTCAATTTTGGAGCAAGGCGGCTTCCTAGTTAAAGATAAAGACCATTTTCTTCACTTAACTGAAAAAGGCCGTAAGACGGCTGAGACAATCTATGAACGGCACTGCTATTTTAAAAGCTGGCTGATTGAGGCAGGTGTGGAGGATGACACAGCGGAACAGGAAGCCTGCAGGATCGAGCATGACATCAGTGAGCAGAGCTTCCAGAAACTGAAGAGATGGAAGGAGCTGGAACATTCTGAAGAAACAAATGGTGATTGA
- a CDS encoding ABC transporter ATP-binding protein has protein sequence MIEFQNVSFAYENGDHAGQLHNINFTIPDGQVVLLCGESGCGKTTLTRLLNGLIPNYYEGRLEGRVFIDGKSIVEKPLYEIASLTGSVFQNPRSQFFAVYTNSELAFGCENLGIAENEIIARMKRTVAELHIETLMDRSIFALSGGEKQKIACASAAMMEPEIFVLDEPSSNLDIKSIRELAEVITLWKNQGKTILIAEHRLSYLMDLADRVLYMKDGQIENDFSMADFRKIPPDEISRMGLRSLYPVTFHNHHTFTAKNKDEIILSDFRFAYAESLVLKVEHLVIPQGSIVGVIGNNGAGKTTFARCLCGLEKKASGAITIKGKTYLRKKRLNQCYMVMQNPSHQLFTEDVLDEVLLSMDGDEEENRPIAEKILSDLNLTPFTERHPMSLSGGQQQRVAVASAVASGREIMIFDEPTSGLDFRHMEEVAKVLGKLQKAGKTLFIITHDPELIERCCDYFIFIENGEVSWHGGWNLQNKQQLELFFGPQRKRR, from the coding sequence ATGATTGAATTTCAAAATGTTTCTTTTGCCTATGAAAACGGCGATCATGCCGGACAGCTTCATAACATCAATTTTACGATTCCGGACGGACAGGTTGTCCTGCTCTGCGGTGAGTCAGGTTGTGGGAAAACCACATTGACCAGGCTGTTAAACGGACTTATACCAAACTATTATGAGGGACGGCTTGAAGGGCGTGTTTTTATTGATGGGAAAAGTATTGTAGAAAAACCGTTGTACGAAATTGCTTCTCTGACAGGCTCGGTATTTCAAAATCCACGGAGTCAGTTTTTTGCCGTTTATACAAATTCTGAATTGGCTTTCGGATGTGAAAACTTGGGGATAGCGGAAAATGAGATTATCGCCCGGATGAAAAGAACAGTGGCGGAGCTGCATATTGAAACGTTGATGGACAGAAGTATCTTTGCGCTTTCAGGAGGAGAAAAGCAAAAAATAGCTTGTGCGTCGGCAGCCATGATGGAGCCGGAGATTTTTGTATTAGATGAACCATCTTCCAATCTGGATATAAAATCTATTCGTGAACTTGCAGAAGTTATTACACTTTGGAAAAATCAAGGCAAAACTATTTTAATTGCTGAACACAGACTAAGTTATTTAATGGATTTGGCAGACCGCGTTCTTTACATGAAAGACGGACAGATTGAGAATGACTTCTCAATGGCCGATTTCCGAAAAATCCCCCCGGATGAAATATCGCGTATGGGACTTCGTTCTCTTTACCCGGTGACATTCCACAATCATCACACTTTTACAGCAAAGAACAAAGACGAAATCATTTTATCCGATTTCCGATTTGCGTATGCTGAGAGCTTAGTGTTAAAAGTTGAACATCTTGTAATTCCACAAGGCAGCATTGTGGGGGTTATAGGCAATAATGGCGCAGGAAAAACAACTTTCGCCCGTTGCTTATGTGGTTTGGAAAAAAAGGCATCCGGGGCAATTACGATAAAGGGGAAAACTTACTTACGAAAAAAACGTCTCAATCAATGTTATATGGTGATGCAAAATCCAAGCCATCAACTTTTTACAGAAGATGTGTTGGATGAAGTTCTTTTGAGTATGGATGGAGACGAAGAAGAAAATCGGCCAATAGCAGAGAAAATTTTATCTGATCTAAATTTGACGCCATTTACTGAACGGCATCCTATGTCTTTGTCTGGTGGTCAGCAACAACGAGTGGCAGTAGCCAGCGCTGTGGCATCTGGCCGGGAAATCATGATTTTTGATGAACCGACCAGCGGATTAGACTTTCGCCACATGGAGGAAGTCGCAAAGGTGCTTGGAAAATTGCAAAAAGCGGGAAAAACATTGTTCATTATTACGCATGACCCGGAATTGATAGAAAGATGCTGTGATTACTTCATTTTCATTGAAAATGGAGAAGTGAGTTGGCATGGCGGCTGGAATTTGCAAAATAAACAGCAGTTAGAATTATTCTTCGGGCCACAAAGGAAAAGGAGATGA
- a CDS encoding energy-coupling factor transporter transmembrane component T, with product MSWELLSASKKTKGVTLDPRTKLIVLITICFLVLGGEGGGLALVTKPMLTAIPILLLFCFGKKKAALVCVIIYTICYFGEQFVVPVTTGAVNFILLFLCGFISRVLPGLAMGYYTVRTTTVSELVAAMQRIHLTEKLIIPLSVMFRFFPTVGEEYHAIGDAMRMRGIRFGGKKTVKMLEYRFVPMMICSIKIGEELSAAALTRGLGAPVRRTNICKIGFKALDIVLVAFCAVLFILTILRKFGLLGVLA from the coding sequence ATGTCCTGGGAATTGCTGAGTGCCTCAAAAAAAACAAAGGGAGTTACTCTCGATCCACGCACAAAACTAATTGTGTTGATTACTATTTGCTTTCTGGTTCTCGGCGGCGAGGGCGGCGGTCTTGCGTTGGTTACAAAGCCAATGCTGACCGCCATCCCCATTCTGCTGCTTTTCTGTTTTGGAAAAAAGAAAGCGGCTCTCGTTTGCGTAATCATTTATACGATCTGCTATTTTGGGGAACAGTTTGTTGTGCCTGTGACTACCGGGGCTGTAAATTTCATTTTGCTCTTTTTGTGTGGCTTTATTTCCCGTGTCTTGCCTGGACTGGCAATGGGATATTACACCGTTCGTACAACAACAGTCAGTGAGCTTGTAGCTGCCATGCAACGTATTCATTTGACAGAAAAGCTGATTATTCCTTTGTCTGTTATGTTCCGCTTTTTCCCCACGGTAGGCGAGGAATACCATGCGATTGGTGACGCTATGCGGATGCGGGGGATTCGTTTTGGCGGGAAGAAAACTGTAAAAATGCTGGAATATCGGTTTGTTCCGATGATGATTTGTTCTATTAAAATTGGTGAGGAATTGTCTGCGGCGGCTTTAACCCGCGGACTTGGAGCGCCAGTACGCCGTACTAATATCTGCAAGATTGGGTTTAAGGCATTAGACATAGTTCTCGTTGCATTTTGTGCTGTGCTTTTCATTCTGACCATCTTACGGAAATTTGGACTGCTGGGGGTGTTGGCATGA
- a CDS encoding MptD family putative ECF transporter S component codes for MNTKTARIGAKDLVTVGIYSAIYLVITCALAFLSLIPIMYPLMTIICPIVGGIPFMLFLTKTKKFGMITIMGILMGLVMLLTGMGYWSLITGVIAGLLADLVWKAGKYSSAKMSIVTNGVFSLWYIGNYMAVFVTREAYFQHAVESYGQAWADTIQTYLPNWMAVVLLIVCFISGLVGGLIGKSLLKKHFKKAGIA; via the coding sequence ATGAATACGAAAACGGCTCGGATTGGAGCAAAAGACCTTGTTACAGTTGGCATTTATTCAGCCATTTATCTTGTCATTACCTGTGCGCTGGCTTTTTTAAGCCTGATTCCAATTATGTATCCGCTAATGACGATTATCTGCCCGATTGTCGGAGGCATCCCCTTTATGCTCTTTCTGACGAAAACAAAAAAATTTGGCATGATTACCATTATGGGCATTTTGATGGGCCTTGTCATGCTTTTGACTGGTATGGGATATTGGAGCCTTATTACAGGAGTAATTGCTGGACTTTTGGCTGACCTTGTATGGAAAGCTGGAAAATATTCCAGCGCAAAAATGAGTATCGTAACAAATGGAGTATTCAGCCTTTGGTATATTGGCAACTATATGGCGGTATTTGTAACCAGAGAAGCTTACTTTCAGCACGCAGTTGAAAGCTATGGTCAGGCATGGGCCGATACGATTCAAACTTACCTGCCAAATTGGATGGCGGTTGTGCTGTTAATCGTTTGCTTTATCAGCGGACTTGTGGGTGGTTTGATTGGAAAGAGCCTGTTGAAAAAGCATTTCAAGAAAGCAGGAATAGCATAA
- a CDS encoding ABC transporter ATP-binding protein codes for MWLMLKRLFALSDKGAADLKKGGAASAFSSLSLFVPMALCLMLLQEICKPLLGEKADSPNIWLYTVLAVVSVVVIFIANFIEYRCTYIAAYEESATRRITLAEKLRKLPLSYFGEHDLAEMTTSMMSDCNELERTFSGAIPKMIGSVISIILIMIGLFAMDWRMALALFCVAPVALLLIVGSKKIQDKMGTRRMEARLAAADGIQEFLDNIADLKTCNQTEKYLTDLETKLQDVVNASVKVELTSGTLLTSAQMLLRLGLPLVILVGTTLLIGGGIDFFTYLLFLLAASRVYEPLSGVMMQLSEIFNANLQIKRMKEMESQPELSGTDSCANKGYDITFDHVSFSYQDGETVLKNVSFTAKQGEVTALVGPSGSGKSTAVKLAARFWDATGGEIRLGGINIRTVEPETLLSNYSIVFQDVVLFSDTIMENIRIGRINATDEEVIAVAKAACCDEFISRFPQGYQTMIGENGSTLSGGERQRISIARALLKDAPVILLDEATASLDVENETSVQNAITRLTKGKTVLVIAHRMRTVAGADKVVVLEQGKVVQQGAPSKLIEEDGLYRHLVELQQHSQTWTINTKNQED; via the coding sequence TTGTGGCTCATGCTTAAACGATTGTTTGCTCTTAGCGATAAAGGAGCGGCAGACTTAAAAAAGGGCGGTGCTGCCTCCGCGTTTTCAAGTCTTAGTCTGTTTGTGCCGATGGCACTGTGTCTTATGCTTTTGCAAGAAATTTGTAAGCCCCTTTTAGGCGAAAAGGCCGATAGTCCTAACATTTGGCTCTATACCGTTCTTGCAGTAGTCAGCGTTGTTGTCATTTTCATTGCGAATTTTATTGAATATCGCTGTACCTATATTGCAGCTTATGAAGAGAGCGCGACACGGCGTATTACTTTGGCAGAAAAACTCCGCAAACTCCCGCTGTCTTATTTTGGAGAACATGACCTTGCAGAGATGACTACTTCCATGATGAGTGACTGCAATGAGTTGGAACGGACTTTTTCTGGTGCCATACCAAAGATGATTGGTTCTGTTATCAGTATTATTCTCATTATGATTGGTTTGTTTGCTATGGACTGGCGCATGGCGCTGGCGTTGTTCTGTGTTGCGCCCGTGGCCTTACTGCTGATTGTCGGCAGCAAAAAGATACAAGATAAAATGGGAACCAGAAGGATGGAGGCGAGGCTTGCTGCTGCCGATGGTATTCAGGAGTTTTTGGACAACATTGCTGACCTTAAAACCTGTAATCAAACAGAAAAGTATTTGACAGATCTTGAAACAAAATTACAGGATGTGGTCAATGCATCGGTCAAAGTAGAGCTTACTTCCGGCACGTTGCTGACCTCTGCTCAAATGCTTTTGAGACTCGGCCTTCCTTTGGTTATTTTAGTGGGAACTACTTTGCTAATCGGTGGCGGTATAGATTTTTTTACCTATTTACTATTTTTGCTGGCAGCATCAAGGGTATATGAACCACTAAGCGGCGTTATGATGCAGTTGTCTGAAATCTTCAACGCCAATCTGCAGATCAAGCGTATGAAAGAAATGGAAAGTCAGCCGGAGCTGTCTGGAACAGATAGCTGTGCGAATAAAGGATATGACATTACCTTTGACCATGTTTCCTTTTCCTATCAGGACGGAGAAACTGTTCTGAAAAACGTGAGCTTTACAGCAAAGCAGGGAGAAGTAACAGCCTTAGTCGGCCCATCTGGAAGTGGTAAAAGTACCGCCGTAAAGCTGGCAGCCCGCTTTTGGGATGCAACGGGTGGAGAAATCCGACTTGGCGGCATCAATATCAGGACAGTTGAACCGGAAACGCTGCTTTCCAATTACTCGATTGTTTTTCAGGATGTAGTTTTGTTCAGCGATACAATCATGGAGAATATCCGTATTGGCCGAATAAACGCCACGGATGAAGAAGTCATTGCGGTTGCAAAGGCTGCCTGCTGTGACGAGTTTATATCTCGTTTCCCACAAGGGTATCAGACGATGATTGGAGAAAACGGTTCTACCCTGTCCGGCGGTGAGCGTCAGCGTATTTCCATTGCAAGGGCGTTGTTAAAGGATGCTCCTGTTATTCTGCTCGACGAGGCCACAGCATCCCTTGATGTGGAGAATGAAACCTCTGTGCAAAACGCAATCACCCGGCTAACGAAAGGAAAGACGGTTCTTGTTATTGCACATCGTATGCGTACTGTTGCTGGTGCAGATAAAGTTGTTGTTCTGGAACAGGGAAAAGTTGTTCAGCAAGGTGCGCCTTCCAAACTCATAGAGGAAGATGGATTATATCGCCATCTTGTAGAATTACAGCAGCATAGTCAAACATGGACAATAAACACAAAAAATCAGGAGGATTGA
- a CDS encoding ABC transporter ATP-binding protein, with protein sequence MAQKKQASGISRLMQFAGTKKYLVFLSCVLSAISTVLSLCPFIWLWFVAKEIFTALPDLSQVSISALMQYAWLAVAFAAGGFLLYYIALLCSHLAAFSVAKNMKMTVLQHLTTLPLGFFGSQGSGKIRKVIDENSDSTEAFIAHQLPDLVGAFITPFTILAFLFIFDWRLGLLSLIPLALGFVVQGAVMGTTAPKYIKQVQDAGETMNREAVEYVRGIPVVKVFQQTIYSFKSFYRSILNYKENITAFALVCEWPMSIFYALINASFLLLIPFGLLFLSGAADYRGFVIDWLFYILFTPACAGMINKIMYVSSYKIAAEEAVKRIDSLLGEKPLDKAKQPMAPDGNDVTFSHVTFTYPGAHTPALNDLSFELPSGKTYALVGVSGSGKTTAASLIPRFYDVDEGSIKIGGVDVRDISEERLSEQIAFVLQTTRLFKTSILENVRMARSTATEAEVLAALHQAQCDDIVQKFPQGIHTTIGTEGVYLSGGEVQRLALARAVLKNAPIIILDEATSFADAENEYQIQKAFEYLMNGKTVLMIAHRLTTVQNADCILVMDDGKIVEMGTHEKLLKLDGVYAKMWREYQKSVTWNLGKEVVAHA encoded by the coding sequence ATGGCACAAAAAAAGCAGGCAAGTGGAATATCACGCCTGATGCAATTTGCAGGAACCAAGAAATACTTAGTTTTTCTTTCCTGCGTGTTATCTGCAATCAGTACGGTTCTTTCGCTTTGCCCGTTCATTTGGCTTTGGTTTGTAGCAAAAGAAATATTTACCGCTCTTCCTGATCTCAGTCAAGTTTCTATTTCTGCTCTGATGCAATATGCGTGGCTTGCTGTGGCGTTTGCTGCGGGTGGTTTTTTGCTCTACTACATTGCGCTGCTTTGTTCCCATCTGGCGGCTTTTAGCGTTGCAAAAAACATGAAAATGACCGTTTTACAGCACCTGACGACATTGCCTCTTGGATTTTTTGGCAGTCAGGGCAGCGGCAAGATCCGCAAAGTGATTGATGAAAACTCTGACTCCACAGAAGCATTTATCGCTCATCAGTTACCAGATTTAGTGGGAGCTTTTATTACGCCTTTTACTATTTTGGCGTTTTTATTTATTTTTGATTGGCGGCTGGGTCTGCTTAGTTTAATTCCTCTGGCTTTGGGGTTTGTCGTGCAGGGCGCTGTCATGGGAACTACCGCTCCAAAATACATCAAACAAGTGCAGGATGCAGGGGAAACAATGAACCGCGAAGCTGTCGAGTATGTGCGGGGCATCCCTGTTGTAAAAGTATTTCAGCAGACTATTTATTCTTTCAAAAGTTTTTACCGTTCTATTCTGAACTACAAAGAAAACATTACAGCCTTTGCTCTTGTCTGTGAATGGCCTATGAGTATTTTTTACGCGTTAATCAATGCGTCATTTTTACTTTTAATTCCCTTTGGTCTGCTATTCCTTTCCGGGGCCGCAGATTACCGGGGGTTTGTGATCGACTGGCTGTTTTATATTCTGTTCACGCCAGCCTGTGCAGGAATGATTAACAAGATCATGTATGTGTCCTCTTATAAAATCGCGGCAGAAGAAGCCGTCAAGAGAATTGATTCCCTTTTAGGTGAAAAGCCGCTGGACAAAGCAAAACAGCCGATGGCGCCTGATGGGAATGACGTTACTTTCTCCCATGTCACGTTTACTTATCCGGGGGCACATACACCAGCGTTAAATGATTTGTCATTTGAACTCCCGTCTGGAAAGACCTATGCGCTTGTAGGAGTATCCGGCTCTGGAAAAACAACGGCGGCCAGCCTTATTCCACGTTTTTACGATGTGGATGAAGGCAGTATTAAAATAGGCGGTGTAGATGTTCGGGATATTTCTGAAGAACGTCTTTCGGAACAGATTGCATTTGTACTCCAAACAACACGACTGTTTAAGACCAGCATTTTAGAAAATGTCCGTATGGCCCGTTCCACCGCGACAGAGGCCGAAGTCTTGGCAGCACTCCATCAGGCACAATGCGATGATATAGTTCAGAAATTTCCGCAAGGTATTCATACAACCATCGGAACAGAGGGAGTCTATCTTTCTGGAGGCGAAGTGCAGCGGCTTGCTTTGGCAAGGGCTGTTTTGAAAAATGCACCGATCATCATTTTAGACGAGGCAACTTCCTTTGCGGATGCCGAGAATGAGTACCAAATACAAAAGGCATTTGAGTATTTGATGAACGGCAAAACGGTTCTGATGATTGCCCATAGACTGACTACGGTTCAAAATGCGGATTGTATTCTTGTTATGGATGATGGAAAAATCGTTGAAATGGGAACACACGAAAAATTGCTGAAGTTGGATGGTGTGTATGCAAAGATGTGGCGGGAGTATCAAAAGTCCGTTACATGGAATTTGGGAAAGGAGGTTGTGGCTCATGCTTAA
- a CDS encoding helix-turn-helix domain-containing protein, with protein MENIIEQIFEPQFRQISLRPVSGNNQIKGSGITYRPTPDVGEGYYWVQPIRNLCAVTIADLTFKKEVELNYEHPSFLAVGNYAPPLVPHFQGNTVASYSARCVRTENHLVGYINNASRFRAGISEGGTMRCVSVTMLPGYFRSFLPKCFSVDHQELVHSVEGLAGMVTMPELEYLFAQICRVNPSAKYGGLYFESKVLELLSLIQIQQEQQKVFPDTLALDEDTIAMIHRLAAFLQNHCDQHLTLETLGKIFYTNKNKLSYLFRLVYSESIPDYIQKMRLEKAQKQLEHPGISIYEIAHSIGFKNQGSFSDWFRKETGFSPSEYRNKTNGWD; from the coding sequence TTGGAAAATATCATAGAGCAGATATTTGAACCTCAATTCAGGCAAATATCTTTACGCCCTGTTTCTGGTAACAATCAGATTAAAGGCAGTGGCATCACTTATCGTCCCACGCCGGATGTGGGGGAGGGATATTATTGGGTGCAACCAATTCGTAATTTGTGTGCGGTTACAATCGCTGATTTGACTTTTAAGAAAGAAGTAGAATTAAATTACGAACACCCTTCTTTCCTTGCAGTAGGCAATTATGCGCCGCCATTAGTACCACATTTTCAAGGGAACACTGTGGCCTCTTATTCTGCCCGGTGTGTACGGACAGAAAATCATCTGGTCGGTTATATCAACAACGCCTCAAGGTTTCGTGCTGGAATATCCGAGGGCGGTACAATGCGCTGTGTATCTGTAACGATGCTGCCGGGATATTTTCGCTCCTTTCTCCCGAAATGTTTTTCAGTAGACCATCAGGAGCTTGTTCACTCTGTCGAAGGATTGGCTGGTATGGTAACGATGCCGGAGCTTGAATATCTGTTCGCTCAAATCTGTCGCGTCAACCCATCGGCTAAATACGGCGGACTTTATTTTGAGAGCAAGGTACTGGAATTACTTTCGTTGATACAGATACAGCAAGAACAGCAAAAGGTATTTCCTGATACATTAGCATTAGATGAAGATACGATTGCCATGATACATCGTTTAGCAGCCTTTTTGCAAAACCATTGCGATCAGCACCTTACACTTGAAACGTTAGGTAAGATTTTTTATACCAATAAAAACAAACTCTCTTATCTCTTTCGTTTGGTTTATAGCGAAAGCATCCCTGATTATATTCAAAAAATGCGTTTAGAGAAGGCGCAAAAACAACTGGAACATCCAGGGATTAGTATTTATGAAATTGCCCATTCCATAGGGTTCAAAAATCAAGGCAGTTTTTCAGATTGGTTTAGAAAAGAAACAGGATTTTCGCCATCCGAATATCGCAACAAGACCAACGGGTGGGATTGA